In Deefgea piscis, the DNA window ACACTAACACCACCCCAATAACGATCATGGTGCTGGCTAAACGCAAAAAGTCGCGCGCCTCACCCCAACCCCGCCGCCAGATATGGCTCAGCAATGGCAAACGATAAGGCGGTAATTCCAGCGCAAACGGCTCATTGGATTGAAAGTGCGAGCGAAATAACACCGCAGTGCCCATCGCCACCAAAATACTGATGATATACAGCGACAACAACACCCATGGCGCATTCGCCGGACTAAACAAAGCCCCACTCAAAAAGAGGAAAATCTGCAAGCGCGCTGAGCACAGTGAAAATGGAATCGTCAGCATCGTGAGCAAGCGGGCTTTATGATCACGAATCACCCGCGTGCCCATAATCGCTGGCACATTGCAGCCAAAGCCCATCATCAGCATCACAAAACCACGGCCATCAAGGCCCATTCGGCTCATAATGCCGTCCATCATAAACGCGGCGCGGGCAAAATATCCCGAGTCTTCAATCACTGACATCAAGCAGAAAAACAAGAAAATAATCGGCGCAAAAGTCAGTACCGTGGTGACGCCATCAAACACACCATTGACAATCAAACCTTGCCAAAAAGCCGGCAGCGATTGCGTAGCAGGCAATAAAAAGCTGTCTTTAAGCCAAACTAATCCCGCTTCCATGGTGTCTTGCAGCGGCGTACCAATGGCGTAGGTGAGTTGGAATAAACCAAACATCACCACAATAAACAGCGGCAAACCCAGCCAAGGGTGTAACACAAAGCGATCGACTTGCGCCGTGGTATCCAGCGCCAGCGTTGGTGGCTGCTGCACTGCGGCTTGAAATAGGCGTTTTTCTTGTGCATGCATGGCGCTGGCCGCAGGCACATTGGTTAAATCAAGCTGCACACTGGGTTGCGCCATCAGTTGATTTAATTGCTGCTTGGCTTCATTCAGGCCCGCGCCCAATTTGGCACTAATTAATTGCACTGCGCAGCCCAATTCCTTGGCCAGCAAAGCGCAATCAATCGAGATACCGGCGCGTTTGGCTTCATCTTGCATATTGAGGCAAATCAGCAGCGGCGCCCCTAAGGCTTTGAGCTGCAATGCCAGTGCCAACTGGCGATCGAGTTGCGTGGCATTGAGTACCAATACGATGGCATCAAGTTTGGCTTCGGCCAAAAAACGCTGGGCGACATGCTCGTCCTCAGCGCCGCCGACTAAATCGTAAATCCCCGGCAAATCAAAAATTTGCACCATATTGGCGCCGAGCAAAATTCTGCTGGAAGCCAATTCCACCGTTAAGCCCGGCCAATTGGCCACGCGAGCAGTGCCGCCAGTGAGGCGATTAAATAAAGTGGACTTTCCTGTATTGGGCATGCCAACGAGGGCGACCCGCTTCATACTAAAACCTCAGCCTGATTCAGCACGACCACCGTCGATACAATCGGCAGCACCTGAATCAACGCGGCATCAGCGCGGCGCAGCATAAATTCAGTATTGCCCACTCGCAAATGCAAAGGGCCACCCAGCCAACCTCGGCGAATCACCGTGACTTCACTGTGCTCACGCAAACCCAGCGCCGACAATCGTGGCAGTAAATCAACATCCGTACTGATGGCGTGTACCACGGCACGTTGGTTTAAATCTAGCTGAGAGAGAGCACGCATAGTCGCCAATCCGCAATGAGAATGATTCATAATATCACACCATATGGCGAATTTCTCGTTGATGCCGATCAACAAAGCGCAACTCAAGCAGCGCTAACGCACAAAATAAAAGCGCTATTGATCGGCAAAATCAATAGCGCTTAGTGCATTCATCGGCGCTAACAGCGCCGATTTAGTTGCTTAAAAGGCGTGTGATAGGAATAAACGCAGCTCCCAAATATTAAGCCCTTTTTGCCCCAAGCTCAGATAAGCCGCGCTGACATCAATCGACGAGCTACGACCCAATAATGAGCGAACCCCAACCTTAGCCCCTCCTTGCCACGGGCTAGTATCAGCCAAAGACAAGTCCCCAGTGAGTACTTTACCGTCATTGACTCGCGCAAATTCATAGCCCAACAATAGCTCGGCATACGGCATCCACGGCGTGCCGTTTTGCGTGTAAAACGTTTGCGTGATTTCAATGGCCGAATCAATCGAGCCAGTATTCACACTCGATTTTTCATTTTCTAGCCGCAGCGCATAGCCGGCAATCATGCCACTGAGCGCATACGCCGCACTGCGATTGTGGGCGTAATACACTCCGATCTTCGGCCGAATAAATGCCTCACCCAAGGGAAATTGACCGTTGGCTCGTGCAGAAATCGCATAGCGCTGTGATGAATAATCACCATCCAAAACCAATAAATGCTGCTGATTATTCATATGGCTAAATGTTAGCGCGCCATCAAAAACCCAGTTTTCGGAATACGGATAAGCAATATACGGCCCGATATTGAAGCCATTACTGCGATTACGCATATCGTTGGCAAATGCACTGCTCTGATTGTTTTCGAGCGACAACGACAGTCCGGCGATCAAACCGCTATCTAAACGACGATCAAAACCCAGTGCCACACTCGCGCTATGCCCCGACAGATCCAAGTCATGACGACGATCACGAATATCAACGTATTGCGAATCAGCCCAGGTATTCCATCGCGTTTCTAGGCCAAACTCACGACCTTCTGTAGTCGGTATTGCCGTTACATTGCTGCTGTTATTCCCCTCTAGTTGCATACCCATGCAATTAACATCAGTAATTGCATTTTTATCGACCATTGTTGCTGGGTCTTGCTGCATCGTGCAAGGGTTAACAACCGCTAATTCACGACTCGCAGGCAACTGAGTCGCTACGACAATTTCGCCCCCTTCCGGCGGCCGCTCTGGTCGAGAACCAATCGGTGGCTTCACGCCCACGGGTAATTCGGGCGTCACCCCTGTTACTGGCGGCTTGGCTGGGATCGTGCCAATTGGTGGTTTTACCGCCATTGGTAATTCTGGCGTCACGCCTGTTACTGGCGGTTGTACTGGGATCGTACCAATCGGCGGTTTTACGCCCATGGGTAATTCTGGCGTCACGCCCGTTACCGGTGGCTTGACCGGAATCGTACCAATCGGTGGCTTCACGCCCATGGGTAATTCTGGCGTCACGCCTGTTACTGGCGGCTTAGCTGGTATCGTGCCAACCGGTGGTTTGACCCCCATGGGTAATTCGGGCGTCACGCCCGTTACTGGCGGTTGAACTGGGATCGTACCAATCGGCGGTTTGACCCCCATGGGTAATTCCGGTGTCACGCCTGTTACTGGCGGTTGTACTGGGATCGTACCAATCGGTGGTTTTACCCCCACGGGTAATTCTGGCGTCACGCCTGTTACCGGCGGCTTGGCTGGTATCGTGCCAATCGGTGGTTTGACGCCAATGGGTAATTCGGGCGTCACCCCTGTTACTGGCGGTTGAACTGGAATCGTACCAATCGGTGGCTTCACGCCCATGGGTAATTCTGGCGTCACCCCTGTTACCGGTGGTTTTACTGGAATCGTACCAATCGGTGGCTTCACGCCCATGGGTAATTCTGGCATTAGCCCTGTTACCGGTGGCTTCTCTGGCAACGTCGCAATCGGCGGTTTTACCGCCATCGGTACTTCTGGCGTGATGCCAACCACGGGTGGGCGAGTTGGTGGCTTGATAACGGGCGGCTTAAAGTTTGGCGGAAAAACAATACCATCTGGATTTTGATTTGCGGAAGCGACAAATTGGCGTGAATGTAGCTGCGAGTTTTCACCTGGATACGCATACAAGATATGCGTTCCACCCCAATCTTCGGGGTAATTTGACACCGTCAACCGCAAGCCAGGTCGGCTCTTACTCCACGTGTCGATCGGTAAATCACCGCCACCATGAGGATCAAAAGCCGCAGTGGTGCTCACGTCATACTTGCCCGGCGTTTTAGTAGCCGACAAAAATACTGCCTGTTTAGAGTCGACTGTTTTGCCTAAATAAATAATTCGCCCACAAAAGCCACTATTTGAACAACCCGCATTGGCCATGCCCGGCAACATAGCCAATGCTAAAGAAATAAGGCTTATGCGTGAACTTAGTTTAAACGTCATGTCGACTCCAGTCGTAATTTCTATCTACTCCACCCTCTTACAGTGGCAACACTATTTATTTCTAATTTATTACAAAATCAATGAGGCAGTAAGAGATACTATCCAGCAAATTCTTATGTAAAGCTTAAAACAAGCTAACAAATTAAAACATCTCAGCGTGCATTTGTTTTCATTTTTTGGAAAAACTAAAACAGTATTGAAATTTACGGCTCAAAAAAAAAAGCGGCCTAAGCCGCTCTTTTTATGCCATACGTTGAAATGCTTTATTTACGATTAATCGCTCGCCATGCAATGTCGGTACGATATTGCGCGCCATCAAAATGAATATCGGCCAAAATTTCATACGCGCGTTTTTGCGCCATTTTGTAGTTTTCACCAAATGCGGTAACACACAATACACGACCGCCACTGGTGATTGGCTCGCCAGCTTCGTTCAGCGTAGTACCAGCATGGAACACATGACCGTCTTCTAAATCACTTGGCAAACCGGTAATCACATCGCCTTTGCGCGGAGTGTCTGGGTAATTGGCCGCAGCCATTACCACTCCCAAAGCGACCCGACGATCCCATTCGCATTCAACTTGATCCAGCGTGCCATTCACACCATGCTCGCATAAAGTCACAAAGTCTGACTTCAAGCGCAGCATAATCGGTTGCGTTTCTGGATCACCAAAGCGGCAGTTAAATTCCAGTGTTTTAAGCGAACCATCAGGGCTCACCATCAAACCGGCGTACAAAAATCCAGTGTATTCGATGCCGTCTTTGGCCATGCCTTGCACGGTAGGCAAGATTACTTCACGCATTGCGCGCGCGTTGATTTCTGGCGTTACCACGGGTGCCGGGCTATATGCGCCCATGCCGCCGGTATTCGGGCCTAAATCCGCGTCGAGTAAGCGTTTGTGATCTTGGCTGGAGGCCATCGCCAATACGTTTTTACCATCGACCATCACGATAAAGCTGGCTTCTTCACCGGTGAGGAATTCTTCAATCACCACGCGAGCACCGGCGTCGCCAAATTGATTGTCGGACAACATCGCATCCACAGCAGCGTGCGCCTCAAGCAAATCCATCGCGACCACCACGCCTTTACCCGCCGCTAAGCCATCC includes these proteins:
- the feoB gene encoding ferrous iron transport protein B, with amino-acid sequence MKRVALVGMPNTGKSTLFNRLTGGTARVANWPGLTVELASSRILLGANMVQIFDLPGIYDLVGGAEDEHVAQRFLAEAKLDAIVLVLNATQLDRQLALALQLKALGAPLLICLNMQDEAKRAGISIDCALLAKELGCAVQLISAKLGAGLNEAKQQLNQLMAQPSVQLDLTNVPAASAMHAQEKRLFQAAVQQPPTLALDTTAQVDRFVLHPWLGLPLFIVVMFGLFQLTYAIGTPLQDTMEAGLVWLKDSFLLPATQSLPAFWQGLIVNGVFDGVTTVLTFAPIIFLFFCLMSVIEDSGYFARAAFMMDGIMSRMGLDGRGFVMLMMGFGCNVPAIMGTRVIRDHKARLLTMLTIPFSLCSARLQIFLFLSGALFSPANAPWVLLSLYIISILVAMGTAVLFRSHFQSNEPFALELPPYRLPLLSHIWRRGWGEARDFLRLASTMIVIGVVLVWLLTNFPNPQHSYALMVSDFFQPVLSPIGIDSTLSIALIFGFVAKEVVLGALSVITGHDGTALATQLAHTLDPVSAYSFMLFTLTYIPCVSVIAAMKKESKSTAFTAFSLVWSLGLAWTISFVFYQSARLLNF
- a CDS encoding FeoA family protein, which produces MNHSHCGLATMRALSQLDLNQRAVVHAISTDVDLLPRLSALGLREHSEVTVIRRGWLGGPLHLRVGNTEFMLRRADAALIQVLPIVSTVVVLNQAEVLV
- a CDS encoding autotransporter outer membrane beta-barrel domain-containing protein; this encodes MTFKLSSRISLISLALAMLPGMANAGCSNSGFCGRIIYLGKTVDSKQAVFLSATKTPGKYDVSTTAAFDPHGGGDLPIDTWSKSRPGLRLTVSNYPEDWGGTHILYAYPGENSQLHSRQFVASANQNPDGIVFPPNFKPPVIKPPTRPPVVGITPEVPMAVKPPIATLPEKPPVTGLMPELPMGVKPPIGTIPVKPPVTGVTPELPMGVKPPIGTIPVQPPVTGVTPELPIGVKPPIGTIPAKPPVTGVTPELPVGVKPPIGTIPVQPPVTGVTPELPMGVKPPIGTIPVQPPVTGVTPELPMGVKPPVGTIPAKPPVTGVTPELPMGVKPPIGTIPVKPPVTGVTPELPMGVKPPIGTIPVQPPVTGVTPELPMAVKPPIGTIPAKPPVTGVTPELPVGVKPPIGSRPERPPEGGEIVVATQLPASRELAVVNPCTMQQDPATMVDKNAITDVNCMGMQLEGNNSSNVTAIPTTEGREFGLETRWNTWADSQYVDIRDRRHDLDLSGHSASVALGFDRRLDSGLIAGLSLSLENNQSSAFANDMRNRSNGFNIGPYIAYPYSENWVFDGALTFSHMNNQQHLLVLDGDYSSQRYAISARANGQFPLGEAFIRPKIGVYYAHNRSAAYALSGMIAGYALRLENEKSSVNTGSIDSAIEITQTFYTQNGTPWMPYAELLLGYEFARVNDGKVLTGDLSLADTSPWQGGAKVGVRSLLGRSSSIDVSAAYLSLGQKGLNIWELRLFLSHAF
- the purD gene encoding phosphoribosylamine--glycine ligase, encoding MNILVIGSGGREHALAWKLAQSERSTKVFVAPGNAGTALEKNLTNVAITAIPELIEFAKAENIQLTVVGPEAPLSQGIVDAFRLAGLKIFGPTQAGAQLESSKDFAKAFMQRHGIPTADYQTFADAAAAHAYIDAKGAPIVIKADGLAAGKGVVVAMDLLEAHAAVDAMLSDNQFGDAGARVVIEEFLTGEEASFIVMVDGKNVLAMASSQDHKRLLDADLGPNTGGMGAYSPAPVVTPEINARAMREVILPTVQGMAKDGIEYTGFLYAGLMVSPDGSLKTLEFNCRFGDPETQPIMLRLKSDFVTLCEHGVNGTLDQVECEWDRRVALGVVMAAANYPDTPRKGDVITGLPSDLEDGHVFHAGTTLNEAGEPITSGGRVLCVTAFGENYKMAQKRAYEILADIHFDGAQYRTDIAWRAINRK